A region from the Helcococcus ovis genome encodes:
- a CDS encoding ATP-binding cassette domain-containing protein encodes MEQNNKEVLVDVKDLEVTFTNGKRKFVAVKGVNFQIYKGETFSLVGESGSGKTTIARAIIRLNKTSNGDVMFKGEKINGDISKEKSKTLKKQIQMIFQDPAASLNERATIDYIVGEGLDNFKLYKDKEERQLKINSALDSVGLLPEHKSRYPHEFSGGQRQRVGIARAIVMSPELIIADEPTSALDVSIRAQVLNLLNKFKKEEGLTYLFIAHDLSVVRYFSDRIAVITKGRIVEVAPTEELFRAPIHPYTKSLLQSVPIPDPKIEKFKEVHVYDESLASSITENHMLREIAPEHYVFCTEEEVAKFKEEYSKFN; translated from the coding sequence ATGGAACAAAATAATAAAGAAGTACTAGTTGATGTTAAAGATTTAGAAGTTACTTTTACAAATGGGAAGAGAAAGTTTGTGGCGGTGAAAGGCGTAAATTTTCAAATTTATAAAGGTGAAACATTTTCATTAGTAGGCGAATCCGGTTCAGGAAAAACTACAATTGCAAGGGCTATTATTAGACTTAACAAGACATCAAATGGAGATGTAATGTTTAAGGGTGAAAAAATTAATGGAGATATTTCAAAAGAGAAATCAAAAACATTAAAAAAACAAATTCAAATGATTTTTCAGGATCCGGCAGCTTCGTTGAATGAAAGAGCAACTATTGATTATATAGTTGGTGAAGGTTTAGATAACTTCAAATTATATAAAGATAAAGAAGAAAGACAATTAAAGATAAATAGTGCTTTAGATTCTGTAGGGTTGTTACCAGAGCATAAGTCAAGATATCCTCATGAATTTTCAGGGGGGCAAAGACAAAGAGTTGGTATTGCAAGAGCTATAGTAATGAGTCCGGAATTAATCATTGCGGATGAGCCAACATCTGCACTTGATGTTTCGATTCGTGCACAGGTTTTAAATTTGTTAAATAAGTTTAAAAAAGAAGAGGGATTAACATACTTATTTATAGCTCACGATTTATCGGTTGTAAGATATTTTTCTGATAGAATTGCTGTAATAACAAAGGGAAGGATAGTAGAAGTTGCACCAACTGAAGAGTTATTTAGAGCACCAATTCATCCTTATACAAAATCATTGTTACAATCAGTTCCGATACCTGATCCGAAAATTGAAAAATTTAAGGAAGTTCACGTGTATGATGAAAGTTTGGCTAGTTCAATTACAGAAAATCATATGTTAAGAGAAATTGCTCCGGAACATTATGTATTTTGTACAGAAGAAGAAGTTGCTAAATTTAAGGAAGAATATTCAAAATTTAACTAA
- a CDS encoding C40 family peptidase: MDKKNIKKAGILALSTALISGALLFPSLSSANDEMYKLNNKVSVYMNAYDAKNRKNAAGKFGAGEYYVFRKFGNYINISDTPGEPGGWINPSDNKEEIKKVSSVKMTEVKTSENKSIRLNNDVITLNVNTPIYISASDAKSSTDQRGTFFPGTYYIYREYDGAFNITREKGIPGGWIYFDSETKNEIKVSNNLPKISETIETAKQTLEVISGKRNDDVINIVDQNKFILKTKVSGFMTAYNAENSLEDVNTVYPGEYYVYTRYNGMINVTTQKDVPGSWINPNHTKVVEVKIEKTETEKEEIKKEETKKEETKKESVEEVKEEKKQEEKSSDVMEEVKETSSEVLKEEKQETTSEVEKKVVEKKSAEKEVVKESAQQLYDIVDFARQYVGYNYVYGSMSPSIGFDCSGLTSYVLKNTKGISIARGAQGQFYGGQPVSKDNLQAGDLVFFGDSIYDINHVGIYDGNGNVIHASTEDTGVIVSNFYSSWYQNYYVGARRY, from the coding sequence ATGGATAAAAAAAATATAAAAAAAGCGGGGATTCTAGCTTTATCAACTGCACTAATAAGTGGGGCTTTACTATTTCCTTCATTATCATCTGCTAATGATGAAATGTATAAATTAAATAATAAAGTTAGTGTTTATATGAATGCATATGACGCTAAAAATAGAAAGAATGCAGCGGGGAAATTTGGTGCAGGAGAGTATTATGTATTTAGAAAATTTGGGAACTATATAAATATTTCTGACACGCCAGGAGAGCCAGGAGGATGGATTAATCCATCTGATAATAAAGAAGAAATAAAGAAGGTATCTTCTGTAAAAATGACTGAAGTAAAGACATCTGAAAACAAATCAATTAGATTAAATAATGATGTGATTACATTAAATGTAAATACACCTATTTATATATCTGCTTCAGATGCAAAATCTTCAACTGATCAGAGAGGTACTTTTTTCCCTGGTACATATTATATATACAGAGAATATGATGGAGCATTTAATATAACAAGAGAAAAGGGCATTCCGGGAGGATGGATATATTTTGATAGTGAAACAAAAAATGAAATAAAAGTTTCAAATAATTTACCTAAAATAAGTGAAACTATTGAAACTGCTAAGCAAACCTTGGAAGTTATTTCGGGTAAAAGAAACGATGATGTAATTAATATTGTAGATCAAAATAAGTTTATATTAAAAACTAAAGTTAGTGGATTTATGACGGCATATAATGCTGAAAACTCTTTAGAAGATGTAAATACAGTTTATCCGGGCGAATATTATGTGTATACAAGATATAATGGAATGATAAATGTTACAACACAGAAAGATGTACCGGGTTCTTGGATCAATCCAAACCACACAAAGGTTGTTGAAGTTAAAATTGAAAAAACTGAAACTGAAAAAGAAGAAATTAAAAAAGAAGAAACTAAAAAAGAAGAAACTAAAAAAGAATCAGTAGAAGAAGTTAAAGAAGAAAAAAAACAAGAAGAAAAATCTTCAGATGTTATGGAAGAAGTAAAAGAAACATCTAGTGAGGTTTTGAAAGAAGAAAAACAAGAAACCACTTCGGAAGTAGAAAAGAAAGTAGTAGAAAAAAAATCGGCGGAAAAAGAAGTTGTTAAAGAATCCGCACAACAATTATATGATATTGTTGACTTTGCAAGGCAATATGTAGGTTATAATTATGTATATGGTAGCATGAGTCCAAGTATAGGATTTGACTGTTCAGGATTAACAAGTTATGTGTTAAAAAATACAAAGGGAATTTCAATCGCTAGAGGAGCTCAAGGGCAGTTTTATGGTGGGCAACCGGTAAGTAAGGATAATCTGCAAGCGGGAGATTTAGTATTTTTTGGTGATTCTATATATGATATTAATCATGTTGGAATATATGACGGAAATGGTAATGTAATTCATGCTTCTACAGAAGATACAGGAGTTATAGTAAGCAATTTCTACTCATCATGGTATCAAAATTATTATGTTGGAGCAAGAAGATATTAA
- a CDS encoding purine-nucleoside phosphorylase, with amino-acid sequence MTENIIYTKLKTAYNDLVKKIDFKPELAITLGSGLGKLADVVDVEQEISYSDIEGFPVSTAPGHKGRFVFTHIHGIPTVIMQGRVHRYEGYSASDTVIPTRLMGMMGAKTLIVTNAAGGVNKNFSIGDLMIIRDHLTQFVESPLMGPNVKELGTRFPDMTEVYNKEYSDTIEKLAKQKGISVQNGVYCQFSGPAYETPAEVRMASILGADAVGMSTAIEAMAAKHMGMKVCGISLITNLATGISEVELSEQEVIEAGENASKYFIDLVLDFIKTLK; translated from the coding sequence ATGACAGAAAATATCATTTATACAAAATTAAAAACAGCATATAATGATTTAGTTAAAAAGATTGATTTCAAGCCGGAGCTTGCAATAACATTAGGTTCGGGATTAGGAAAACTTGCTGATGTTGTAGATGTTGAACAAGAAATTTCATATTCAGATATTGAGGGATTTCCTGTTTCTACTGCTCCCGGACATAAAGGAAGATTTGTATTTACACATATTCACGGCATTCCTACTGTAATTATGCAGGGGAGAGTTCATAGATACGAGGGATATAGTGCTTCAGATACGGTAATTCCTACTAGATTAATGGGAATGATGGGAGCTAAGACACTTATAGTTACAAATGCAGCAGGTGGAGTTAACAAAAACTTTAGTATTGGAGATTTGATGATTATCAGAGATCATTTAACACAATTTGTTGAATCTCCATTAATGGGGCCAAATGTTAAAGAATTAGGAACAAGATTTCCTGATATGACTGAAGTTTATAATAAAGAATATAGTGATACAATTGAAAAATTAGCTAAACAAAAAGGAATTTCAGTTCAAAATGGTGTGTATTGCCAATTTTCAGGTCCGGCATATGAGACTCCGGCTGAAGTAAGAATGGCAAGTATTTTAGGAGCTGATGCAGTAGGGATGTCAACTGCTATCGAAGCTATGGCTGCAAAACATATGGGAATGAAAGTTTGTGGTATTTCACTTATTACAAATTTAGCAACAGGAATCTCAGAGGTTGAATTGTCAGAGCAAGAAGTAATTGAGGCTGGTGAAAATGCTTCAAAATATTTTATTGATTTGGTATTAGACTTTATAAAAACATTGAAATGA
- a CDS encoding UvrD-helicase domain-containing protein encodes MNINYNQNEAINTIDGPVLIIAGPGTGKTFTLVERVINMVANLGIDPSKILISTFTNKASFELIDRLSIKFKELNIHKDVNDMMIGNFHSIARRILDEYIDFTPLKRGYIQIDSVEQNYLINRFLPYFRNIDGYAYVINKNREVKDIAKIINKICEDGILDRKSDNQRYNLYFKIVEMYENILMKYNMIDFSHVLFYTYKLLVEYPEIKQSLRKKINYMMIDEYQDTNIIQEKIIFELLNENQNICVVGDDDQSLYRFRGATVKNILEFGKKFESVKKINLQQNYRSEGSIIGFYSKYMNDLIESNPDLSQYRYKKVLFSDRIAGCERVRRLTANSDEQWYEKIYELIYNLKNKGAINNYNEIALLFGSLNHEKSRKLISFLKSRDIDVYMPATSTLISQNEIRKILGALYAIFKNVIINKVKNFDRETQVFLDNCYDNFYKSKLKEDELDQFIIRMSNYISSEDIKITLHDICYRLFAYKPFFNYMNDIDRAKKYSRFLELIDAFNLIEGIYTINSSNIEKFVNVFFYEFIKFIKDEKISDFEEETKIPDKNSVSALTIHASKGMEYPVVIMASMWDKVFNSYKNKLDDDLNKISFMYEKDTSFEPSEMINLLDFYRKNYTGFSRAKDLLVLAGLETNYISVSDDLRQIFLSLDEIDLNDLDIEKGKAKDNKVKSLYSFTADIVPYNNCPFEYFYTRKLKFSMPKTPSLFYGLVVHESIEYINKKIIKGRDVSKEEISNIVLEISRQKYIQGAENLNREIVDKAIKEVLLYYNFLKTLGKPVESELNITMSTDKYVITGNVDMIYEKNGEYHIVDFKTGTPPDENDGHHSLETYFNQINLYAHLFELTKNKKIATMSLYFTDLNAKKRLFTFEYDEAKNIEIQKMIDDTVSKIENEEFNISEKCKESRSLLKFFMAKK; translated from the coding sequence ATGAATATAAATTATAATCAAAATGAAGCTATAAATACTATAGATGGACCGGTATTAATCATTGCAGGACCGGGTACGGGCAAAACTTTTACATTAGTTGAGCGAGTTATAAATATGGTTGCAAATTTAGGTATTGATCCCTCTAAAATATTAATTTCAACATTTACAAATAAGGCCTCTTTTGAATTAATTGACAGATTGTCAATTAAATTTAAGGAATTAAATATACATAAAGATGTAAATGATATGATGATTGGCAATTTTCACTCTATTGCAAGACGAATATTAGATGAATATATAGATTTTACACCTCTTAAGAGAGGGTATATACAGATTGATTCAGTTGAACAAAATTATCTTATAAATAGGTTTTTACCATATTTTAGAAATATTGATGGATATGCTTATGTGATAAATAAAAATAGAGAAGTAAAAGATATAGCAAAGATAATAAATAAAATTTGTGAGGATGGTATACTTGATAGAAAATCAGATAATCAAAGATATAATTTATATTTCAAGATAGTTGAAATGTATGAAAATATTTTAATGAAATATAATATGATTGATTTTTCTCATGTACTTTTTTATACATATAAGTTACTAGTTGAATATCCCGAAATTAAACAATCATTAAGAAAAAAGATTAATTATATGATGATTGATGAATATCAGGATACAAATATTATTCAAGAAAAAATAATCTTTGAATTATTAAATGAAAATCAAAATATTTGTGTTGTAGGCGATGATGATCAAAGCCTTTATAGGTTTAGAGGTGCTACTGTAAAAAATATTTTAGAATTTGGGAAAAAATTTGAAAGTGTTAAGAAAATAAACCTACAACAAAATTATCGTTCAGAAGGAAGTATAATAGGATTTTATTCTAAATATATGAATGATTTAATTGAAAGTAATCCGGATTTGAGCCAATACAGATATAAAAAAGTACTTTTTTCTGATAGAATTGCTGGTTGTGAAAGAGTAAGAAGACTTACAGCAAATTCTGATGAACAATGGTATGAAAAAATTTATGAACTTATTTATAATTTAAAAAATAAAGGAGCAATAAATAATTATAATGAGATTGCTTTATTATTTGGTTCTTTAAATCATGAAAAATCTAGAAAGTTAATTTCATTTTTAAAAAGTAGAGATATAGACGTATATATGCCTGCTACATCTACTTTAATTTCACAAAATGAAATACGAAAAATATTAGGTGCACTTTATGCAATTTTTAAAAATGTGATAATAAATAAAGTTAAAAACTTTGATCGTGAAACACAAGTATTTTTAGACAACTGTTATGATAATTTTTATAAATCTAAATTAAAAGAAGATGAGCTTGATCAGTTTATAATAAGAATGTCTAACTATATTTCCTCAGAAGATATTAAAATTACATTACATGATATATGTTATAGGTTATTTGCGTATAAACCTTTTTTTAACTATATGAATGATATTGATAGGGCTAAGAAATATTCAAGATTTTTAGAGTTGATTGATGCATTTAATTTAATTGAAGGTATTTATACTATAAATTCTTCTAATATAGAAAAATTTGTTAATGTATTCTTTTATGAATTTATAAAATTTATAAAGGATGAAAAAATTTCTGATTTTGAAGAAGAAACAAAAATTCCTGATAAAAATTCTGTAAGTGCATTAACCATTCATGCTTCAAAAGGAATGGAATATCCTGTAGTTATCATGGCTTCAATGTGGGATAAAGTATTTAACAGTTATAAAAACAAGCTTGATGATGACTTAAATAAAATTAGTTTTATGTATGAAAAAGATACTTCATTTGAACCAAGTGAAATGATAAATTTATTAGATTTTTATAGAAAAAATTATACGGGATTTTCAAGAGCAAAGGATTTGTTAGTTTTAGCAGGTCTTGAAACAAATTATATTTCCGTATCAGACGATTTGAGGCAAATCTTTTTAAGTTTAGATGAAATTGACTTAAATGATTTGGATATAGAAAAGGGAAAAGCTAAGGATAATAAAGTGAAATCTTTATATTCTTTTACAGCAGATATAGTACCATACAATAACTGTCCATTTGAATATTTTTATACAAGGAAATTAAAATTTTCAATGCCAAAAACTCCAAGTCTTTTCTATGGTTTAGTTGTCCATGAATCTATTGAATACATTAATAAAAAGATTATAAAAGGAAGAGATGTTTCTAAAGAAGAAATTTCAAATATTGTGTTAGAAATTTCAAGACAAAAATATATTCAAGGTGCAGAAAATTTAAATAGAGAAATTGTAGATAAAGCGATAAAAGAAGTTTTGTTATATTATAATTTCTTAAAAACTTTAGGTAAACCTGTAGAAAGTGAGTTAAATATTACTATGTCTACAGATAAATATGTGATCACAGGTAATGTCGATATGATTTATGAAAAAAATGGAGAATATCATATTGTTGACTTTAAAACAGGTACACCACCGGATGAAAATGATGGGCATCATTCACTTGAAACTTATTTTAATCAAATAAACCTATATGCACATTTATTTGAACTTACTAAAAATAAAAAAATTGCAACAATGTCACTATATTTTACAGATTTAAATGCAAAAAAACGTTTATTCACTTTTGAATATGATGAAGCTAAAAATATAGAAATTCAAAAAATGATAGATGATACAGTTTCAAAGATTGAAAATGAAGAATTTAATATATCAGAGAAATGTAAAGAAAGTAGGAGTTTATTAAAGTTTTTTATGGCTAAAAAATAA
- a CDS encoding DUF2232 domain-containing protein has translation MIKNKRFESALDILMTSVISLMIIYFLGVSGISNLFLFVPFIILLIRYDIKKFLISFLITIVGMYFMTGILSTMIFGTLILIMSFVISNLIKKQCKIEKIVKISTFVYIGCIILTFSTLYFVFKVNMITDIKNSMENIVKYMEESLKSDINFSSNSIDLYIQTLKSATNYFISIIPGFLVVFAILIAFFNKVFSLKLLKKIGYEIKQNTKLNNFRLGNEFRAFATAVAIGYLISLVFKIKNIDLVMKNISFVLIFLLFGNGILTSNFLLERKFNLIVAYIIVIFVFVFLQGYMIFAFIGLMDLIVNLRMIFNLRESIK, from the coding sequence ATGATAAAAAATAAAAGATTTGAGAGTGCTTTGGATATTTTAATGACAAGTGTTATTTCACTAATGATTATCTATTTTTTAGGTGTATCTGGGATATCTAATTTATTTTTGTTTGTTCCATTTATAATACTATTGATTAGATATGATATTAAGAAATTTTTAATTTCATTTTTAATTACTATAGTAGGAATGTATTTCATGACGGGTATTTTAAGCACTATGATTTTTGGAACTCTTATATTAATTATGAGTTTTGTTATTTCAAATTTAATAAAAAAACAATGCAAAATAGAAAAAATAGTTAAGATTTCTACATTTGTATATATCGGATGTATTATTTTAACATTTTCAACACTTTATTTTGTTTTTAAGGTTAACATGATTACGGATATTAAAAATTCTATGGAAAACATTGTAAAATATATGGAAGAATCTTTGAAGAGTGATATAAATTTTTCGAGTAATTCAATTGATTTGTATATTCAAACCTTGAAAAGTGCAACAAATTATTTTATAAGTATTATTCCTGGATTTTTGGTAGTTTTTGCAATATTAATCGCATTTTTTAATAAAGTTTTTAGTCTTAAATTATTGAAAAAAATAGGATATGAAATAAAGCAAAATACTAAATTGAATAATTTTAGATTAGGAAATGAATTTAGAGCATTTGCAACAGCTGTAGCAATAGGCTATTTAATTTCGCTTGTATTTAAAATAAAAAATATAGATTTAGTAATGAAAAATATATCATTTGTATTGATATTTTTATTATTTGGAAATGGTATATTAACGTCAAACTTTTTATTGGAAAGAAAATTTAATCTTATAGTTGCTTATATAATCGTTATATTTGTATTTGTATTTTTACAAGGATATATGATATTTGCCTTTATAGGATTGATGGATTTAATAGTAAATTTAAGGATGATATTTAATTTAAGAGAGAGTATAAAATGA
- a CDS encoding DHH family phosphoesterase, whose translation MSNNFFDKKYLNIWINPIIVFIITVILLVLNIYFGIIGILATFIVSAVAYDTYKKKDKEIKDYIDKLEISFEGFTKSAIFTMPFPIAILNYNHELVWYNSRFKELIGEKSSLIQMKMYNLIPEINIEKLDSRNFYSMDIVYGFRNYNVQFNYTNHDGNSPMTLLYFIDITEKEETLKKYEDQKIVLMNIRLDNYEELSQNTSSEKRPIIFAEIDSKITSYFHKYGSYIKKNDNGKYTAVVQNKEYNQMTREKFTFVEDVRNVNTGASMAPTLSIGVGKNEDSPRAIEKSANSALDIALGRGGDQIVIKSKDKLDYFGGKNQATEKRTKVKARVVAHALMQLIDKSTDIYISGHKNPDMDSFGSALGLWHVATKRNKIAYIVLSEITPAIRNLYDYAVEEIEGLKEHIIVPDEAFEKIKESSLVIVTDNHRKASIEEPRMLEKTKSVVIIDHHRRGSDYIDNAILNYIEPYASSASELVTEMLIYMDEKIEIDKIIANALFAGIVVDTKSFNQQTGVRTFEAAVVLKDNGADLGIVNKLMSEDLQILKYRSEIILNSEIYKDKYIFGEFNYDFEESTLIASQAADEMMNIGNIQASFVFTLSKGRVHISARSYGDVSVQLIMEKLNGGGHRTMAATQIDSTIEEAKELLKKAISEYEQEED comes from the coding sequence ATGAGTAATAATTTTTTTGATAAAAAATATTTAAATATATGGATTAATCCAATAATTGTATTTATTATTACAGTAATTTTATTGGTTCTAAATATATACTTTGGAATAATTGGTATACTTGCAACTTTCATTGTATCTGCTGTAGCTTACGACACTTACAAGAAGAAAGATAAAGAAATTAAAGATTATATTGATAAATTGGAAATTTCGTTTGAAGGATTTACAAAAAGTGCAATATTTACAATGCCTTTTCCAATTGCGATATTAAATTATAATCATGAATTGGTATGGTATAATTCTAGATTTAAGGAACTTATAGGTGAAAAATCTTCATTAATTCAAATGAAAATGTATAATCTTATACCTGAAATTAATATTGAAAAATTAGATAGTAGAAATTTTTATAGTATGGATATAGTATATGGATTTAGAAACTATAATGTACAGTTCAACTATACAAATCATGATGGAAATAGTCCGATGACTTTATTATATTTTATTGATATTACTGAAAAAGAGGAAACATTAAAAAAATATGAAGATCAAAAAATCGTTTTGATGAATATAAGACTTGATAACTACGAAGAACTTTCACAAAATACATCGAGTGAAAAACGACCAATTATTTTTGCTGAAATAGATAGTAAGATAACTTCATATTTCCATAAATATGGTAGTTATATTAAAAAGAACGACAATGGCAAATATACAGCGGTTGTTCAAAATAAAGAATATAATCAAATGACACGAGAAAAGTTTACTTTTGTTGAAGATGTTAGAAATGTAAATACCGGTGCATCTATGGCACCGACCCTTTCAATTGGTGTTGGTAAAAATGAAGATTCTCCAAGAGCTATTGAAAAATCTGCAAACTCTGCATTAGATATTGCTTTAGGTAGAGGCGGAGATCAGATTGTTATAAAATCTAAAGATAAATTAGATTACTTTGGTGGGAAAAATCAAGCTACTGAAAAACGTACAAAAGTTAAAGCTAGAGTAGTCGCACATGCGTTGATGCAATTAATTGATAAATCTACAGATATTTATATATCAGGGCATAAAAATCCTGATATGGATTCATTTGGTTCAGCATTAGGTTTGTGGCATGTTGCAACTAAAAGAAATAAGATAGCATATATTGTTTTATCAGAGATAACTCCTGCAATAAGAAATTTATATGATTATGCAGTAGAAGAAATAGAAGGTTTGAAAGAACATATTATTGTTCCTGATGAAGCATTTGAAAAAATAAAAGAATCATCACTAGTGATAGTGACAGATAATCATAGAAAAGCATCAATCGAGGAACCTCGTATGCTTGAAAAGACAAAATCAGTAGTAATAATCGATCATCACAGAAGAGGTAGTGATTATATAGATAATGCTATATTGAATTATATTGAACCTTATGCATCATCAGCATCAGAACTAGTTACAGAAATGCTGATATATATGGATGAAAAAATAGAAATCGATAAAATAATTGCAAATGCTCTGTTTGCAGGTATAGTAGTTGATACAAAGAGTTTTAATCAACAAACAGGAGTAAGGACATTTGAAGCAGCTGTTGTATTAAAAGATAATGGGGCAGATTTAGGTATTGTAAATAAACTTATGAGTGAAGATTTACAAATTTTGAAATATAGATCGGAAATAATATTAAATTCTGAAATATACAAAGATAAATATATTTTTGGTGAATTTAATTATGATTTTGAGGAATCAACACTTATAGCATCTCAAGCTGCAGATGAAATGATGAATATTGGGAATATACAGGCATCATTTGTGTTTACTCTCTCAAAAGGGAGAGTTCATATTTCTGCAAGATCTTATGGAGATGTATCTGTACAACTTATTATGGAAAAATTGAATGGGGGTGGACATAGAACAATGGCTGCTACTCAAATAGATTCAACAATAGAAGAAGCAAAAGAATTGCTTAAAAAAGCAATTTCTGAATATGAACAGGAGGAAGATTAA
- the rplI gene encoding 50S ribosomal protein L9: MKVILKADVKGLGKEGELVNAKTGYARNFLFPNKLAVEATKENKKAWEEELRIRKEEFEANKAEAEKLKEKLESLSVVVKKKSGNDGRLFGSVTSGDIAKALEEKGIEIDKKKVELSDNLKIAGNYVVKVRVFPEMLADLKVEVKPE; this comes from the coding sequence ATGAAAGTTATATTAAAAGCGGATGTTAAAGGTTTAGGGAAAGAAGGCGAATTAGTAAATGCAAAGACAGGTTATGCAAGAAACTTTTTATTTCCAAATAAATTAGCAGTAGAAGCAACAAAAGAAAATAAAAAAGCATGGGAAGAAGAACTAAGAATTAGAAAAGAAGAGTTTGAAGCCAATAAAGCTGAAGCTGAAAAATTAAAAGAAAAGTTGGAATCATTATCAGTGGTTGTAAAGAAAAAATCAGGAAATGATGGAAGATTATTTGGTTCTGTTACATCAGGAGATATTGCTAAAGCTTTAGAAGAAAAAGGCATAGAAATAGACAAAAAGAAAGTAGAATTAAGTGATAATCTAAAAATAGCTGGAAACTACGTAGTTAAAGTTAGAGTTTTCCCGGAAATGTTAGCAGATCTAAAAGTAGAAGTTAAACCGGAATAA
- the dnaB gene encoding replicative DNA helicase yields MESNYAPSDIKTEKAILGLVIVHNDLVNLLLEKIKRDDFYDLRNSVIYDAISELSFENSPIDFNMINDKLSSKGTLADVGDETYVMTLLDSTYYRANYDSYLNIVKEKSMLRKLLTFGDDVINKVHTTKNSSEELIGEFSEKLFKLSSFDNNEGLVKLEHTMEEAFNHILEMSQNDGDITGVTTGFRDLNRQLSGLQNSDMILLAARPSVGKTALGIHMALNAALAGKKVAVFSLEMSRRQIFQRILSIITNVELQHIISGKIPEEDWQLLYEKSNIIPSIDMYVDDTASISLTELRAKSKRMKQEHGIDLILIDYLQLMTTDIGRNENRQQEISNISRGLKALAKELNIPVLALSQLSRKSEERTNKRPMLSDLRESGAIEQDADVVMMLYRDDYYNEDSEEQNTIEVIIGKHRNGPTGTVKLYFKKENTKFYDFEHMQENE; encoded by the coding sequence ATGGAATCAAATTACGCACCAAGTGATATAAAGACAGAAAAAGCCATTTTAGGGCTTGTAATAGTTCATAATGATTTGGTGAATTTATTATTAGAAAAAATTAAGAGAGACGATTTTTATGACCTAAGAAATTCTGTAATTTACGATGCCATATCTGAATTAAGTTTTGAAAATTCTCCAATAGACTTTAATATGATAAATGATAAGTTAAGTTCTAAAGGGACACTTGCAGATGTTGGAGATGAAACATATGTTATGACCTTACTTGATAGCACATATTATAGGGCTAATTATGATTCATATTTAAATATTGTAAAAGAAAAGTCTATGCTTAGAAAATTGTTAACATTTGGAGATGATGTAATTAATAAAGTTCATACAACTAAAAATTCATCAGAAGAACTAATAGGGGAATTTTCAGAAAAACTGTTTAAGTTAAGTAGTTTTGATAATAATGAAGGACTTGTAAAACTTGAACATACAATGGAAGAAGCATTTAATCATATATTAGAAATGTCTCAAAATGATGGTGATATCACAGGAGTTACTACAGGATTTAGAGATTTAAATAGACAATTATCAGGCTTACAAAATTCCGATATGATATTATTAGCTGCAAGACCATCTGTAGGAAAGACGGCCTTAGGAATTCATATGGCACTTAATGCAGCTTTAGCAGGAAAAAAAGTGGCGGTATTTTCACTTGAAATGAGTAGAAGACAAATATTTCAAAGAATTTTATCAATTATAACAAATGTTGAATTGCAACACATAATTTCAGGTAAAATTCCGGAAGAGGATTGGCAATTATTATATGAAAAATCAAATATAATACCAAGTATTGATATGTACGTTGATGACACTGCAAGCATATCATTAACAGAACTTAGGGCAAAATCAAAACGTATGAAACAAGAACATGGTATTGACTTGATACTTATAGACTACCTTCAACTAATGACTACAGATATAGGTAGAAATGAAAATAGACAACAGGAAATTTCAAATATTTCAAGAGGATTAAAGGCGTTAGCTAAAGAATTAAATATCCCGGTATTAGCTCTTTCACAATTATCAAGAAAATCTGAAGAAAGAACTAATAAACGACCTATGTTATCAGATTTAAGAGAGTCTGGGGCTATCGAGCAAGATGCTGACGTTGTAATGATGCTATATCGTGATGATTATTATAATGAAGATTCTGAAGAGCAAAATACAATTGAAGTAATAATAGGAAAACATAGAAATGGTCCTACTGGTACCGTTAAATTATACTTTAAGAAAGAAAATACTAAGTTTTATGACTTTGAGCATATGCAAGAAAATGAATAA